A region of Saccharococcus thermophilus DNA encodes the following proteins:
- a CDS encoding MMPL family transporter gives MRGIVKGKWFVLLAWIVAAVVLIVTAPNMADLVREKGQLSVPKGYSSSLATEILKEVQQRENKGSELSTVLVFYHKGGLTDHDWKEAEHAVSELEKNKKRLGITEIVSPFKEKELKDQLVSKDGTTMLISVKVERNGRSAQEMTKALYKAIDDVSVKHYYTGSWMIDEDVIVSSQRGLKKTEGITIVFILVVLFVVFRSFVAPLIPLVTVGMTYLVSQSIVAFLVDQVNFPLSTFTQVFLVAVLFGIGTDYCILLLSRFKEELPKHENRTDAIVATYRTAGKTVLFSGIAVMIGFAAIGLSTFKLYQSAAAVAVGVAVLLVALMTLVPFFMAALGPNLFWPAKGNLEHKQSRLWDAAGRFAFARPLVALGIVAVITVPVLATYDGDLSFDSLEEIGDNYASVKAFHIIAKSFNPGEAMPTQIVMKNDEAMNSQEYFALIEKISREVEKVDGVDKVRSVTRPTGEPIEQLFVTKQAENLKNGLGQGKNGIEKISSGLNQASGQLSASAPKLKQATSGIEQLVSGTERLQTGVGDLQKGLVQIEQGIRSGSMGAGEIKKGLATMQENAKKLQQGAEQLLQGYEKAGAGLSSLASQYEQLQSGMNALSEQLSSVSASLNHMGQTHSELQQDPEYQRTKMMVAGLAKQSQQMTAGFTQLNTALKQVSAGVRQANGSFAQLIGGQKALIGGMTKLIAGLDKLQKGMDKAANGQHQVIERLPKLSNGLNQVNAGQEQLLRGFSQLDGQMNQLITGLDQSADGLRKVSKGLGSAENYLSELSSAPNKEMTGWYLPKQVLESKEFAKAQDEYMSKDRKVVTFDVIFDENPYSTSALNKIDDIKQAVARAVKDTKLENAKVAVGGVTSIYSDLHTISSNDYSRTVVLMLAGIALILAILLRSFIMPAYLILSLVLTYYTSMAVTELIFVNGLGYAGLNWAVSFFAFVILIALGIDYSIFLMDRFNEYRDKPVQEAMLIAMRNMGTVIISAAVILGGTFAAMYPSGVLSLLQIATIVLTGLILYALVVLPLFVPVMVKTFGKANWWPFMK, from the coding sequence GTGAGAGGAATAGTCAAAGGAAAGTGGTTCGTGCTGTTGGCGTGGATTGTCGCTGCTGTCGTTCTCATTGTGACGGCGCCGAACATGGCCGATCTTGTCCGTGAGAAAGGGCAGCTGAGCGTGCCGAAAGGATACTCGTCATCGTTAGCGACGGAGATTTTAAAGGAAGTGCAGCAGCGGGAAAACAAGGGCAGCGAACTGTCAACGGTGCTTGTGTTTTACCATAAGGGCGGCCTGACGGATCACGATTGGAAGGAAGCCGAGCACGCCGTCAGCGAGCTGGAGAAAAATAAAAAAAGGCTGGGAATTACTGAGATTGTTTCCCCGTTTAAAGAAAAAGAATTGAAAGACCAGCTCGTCTCCAAAGATGGAACAACGATGCTGATATCGGTCAAAGTCGAAAGAAACGGCCGAAGCGCGCAAGAAATGACAAAAGCGCTATACAAAGCGATCGATGACGTTTCTGTCAAGCATTATTATACGGGAAGCTGGATGATTGACGAAGATGTCATCGTCAGCTCCCAACGCGGGTTGAAAAAGACAGAAGGCATTACCATTGTGTTTATTTTAGTGGTGCTGTTTGTCGTATTCCGTTCGTTTGTCGCGCCGCTCATTCCGCTTGTCACCGTTGGGATGACGTATTTAGTGTCGCAGTCGATTGTTGCTTTTCTTGTGGATCAAGTCAATTTTCCGCTGTCCACGTTTACGCAAGTCTTTTTGGTGGCGGTGCTGTTTGGAATCGGGACGGACTATTGTATTTTGCTGTTAAGCCGGTTTAAAGAGGAGCTTCCAAAACATGAAAATCGCACCGATGCGATCGTTGCAACGTACCGTACCGCTGGAAAAACGGTATTATTCAGTGGAATTGCGGTGATGATTGGATTTGCCGCAATTGGATTATCAACGTTTAAGTTGTATCAGTCCGCTGCCGCGGTAGCGGTCGGCGTGGCGGTGTTGCTGGTGGCGTTGATGACGTTGGTGCCGTTTTTTATGGCCGCGCTCGGTCCAAATCTGTTTTGGCCGGCTAAAGGAAATTTAGAGCATAAACAAAGCCGCTTGTGGGATGCTGCTGGCCGTTTTGCGTTTGCCAGACCGCTAGTCGCTTTAGGAATCGTTGCGGTCATTACCGTTCCGGTATTGGCGACGTATGATGGCGATTTATCGTTTGATTCGCTTGAAGAAATTGGGGATAATTACGCATCTGTAAAGGCGTTTCACATTATCGCCAAAAGCTTTAATCCTGGCGAAGCGATGCCGACGCAAATCGTCATGAAAAACGATGAAGCGATGAACTCGCAGGAGTATTTTGCACTCATTGAAAAAATCAGCCGCGAAGTCGAAAAAGTCGATGGGGTGGATAAAGTTCGTTCCGTTACGCGCCCGACCGGAGAGCCAATTGAACAATTGTTTGTCACAAAACAGGCCGAAAACTTAAAAAACGGACTTGGCCAAGGGAAAAACGGCATCGAGAAAATCAGTTCAGGCCTTAATCAAGCGAGCGGGCAGCTTTCCGCTTCCGCGCCAAAATTAAAGCAGGCGACAAGCGGCATCGAACAGCTTGTATCGGGAACGGAACGGCTACAGACGGGCGTTGGCGACCTGCAAAAAGGACTGGTGCAGATTGAGCAAGGCATTCGCAGCGGCTCCATGGGAGCAGGGGAGATTAAAAAAGGATTAGCGACGATGCAAGAAAATGCGAAAAAGCTGCAACAAGGCGCTGAACAGTTGCTGCAAGGATACGAAAAGGCGGGCGCCGGGCTCTCTTCGCTTGCCAGCCAGTATGAACAGCTGCAAAGCGGCATGAACGCCTTATCGGAGCAATTATCCTCGGTAAGCGCGTCGTTGAATCATATGGGGCAAACACATTCAGAACTGCAGCAGGATCCAGAATATCAGCGAACAAAAATGATGGTAGCGGGATTAGCAAAACAATCACAACAAATGACTGCTGGTTTTACGCAATTAAATACCGCACTCAAACAGGTAAGCGCTGGGGTGCGCCAAGCGAACGGCTCGTTTGCGCAGCTGATTGGTGGCCAGAAAGCGCTGATCGGTGGAATGACAAAACTCATCGCTGGGCTTGACAAGCTGCAAAAAGGCATGGACAAAGCGGCAAACGGGCAGCATCAAGTGATTGAGCGTCTTCCAAAGCTCTCGAATGGATTAAACCAAGTGAACGCCGGGCAAGAACAGCTGTTGCGAGGATTTTCCCAGTTAGACGGACAAATGAATCAATTGATTACAGGACTGGATCAAAGCGCCGACGGTCTTCGAAAAGTATCGAAAGGCCTCGGTTCCGCGGAAAACTATTTATCCGAGCTTTCATCGGCGCCAAATAAAGAAATGACAGGCTGGTATTTGCCAAAACAAGTGTTAGAGAGCAAGGAATTTGCCAAAGCGCAAGACGAGTATATGTCCAAAGACAGAAAAGTCGTGACGTTTGACGTCATTTTTGATGAAAACCCATATTCGACATCAGCGTTAAATAAAATCGACGACATTAAACAGGCGGTCGCAAGGGCAGTGAAAGATACGAAGCTCGAAAACGCAAAAGTTGCTGTTGGCGGTGTAACAAGCATTTACTCTGATTTGCATACGATTTCGTCCAATGACTATTCACGCACCGTCGTGTTGATGCTTGCCGGAATTGCCCTTATTTTAGCGATTTTGCTCCGTTCGTTCATCATGCCGGCGTACTTGATTTTGTCGCTTGTGTTGACGTACTACACTTCCATGGCCGTCACGGAGTTGATTTTCGTCAACGGGCTTGGCTACGCCGGTTTGAACTGGGCGGTATCGTTTTTCGCGTTTGTTATCTTGATCGCGCTTGGCATCGACTACAGCATTTTCTTGATGGATCGTTTCAACGAATACCGCGACAAGCCGGTGCAGGAGGCGATGCTGATTGCCATGCGCAACATGGGAACGGTCATTATCTCGGCGGCTGTCATTTTAGGCGGAACGTTTGCGGCGATGTATCCGTCCGGCGTCTTGTCGCTCTTGCAAATCGCGACAATCGTCCTTACTGGGTTAATTTTATACGCGCTCGTTGTGCTGCCGCTATTTGTGCCGGTGATGGTCAAAACGTTCGGCAAGGCAAACTGGTGGCCGTTTATGAAGTAA
- a CDS encoding MarR family winged helix-turn-helix transcriptional regulator yields the protein MRYGNIHDLVERYLSVSFIVMRKAAALVKCELDEDMTNDQYYLLRYIKKKAKCTSTELASMFGVNKSAITAMTNRLVDKGLLQRTRDENDRRVVYLTLTEKGKGWIAKAEEKIHKLVESFITKFSEREIESFIQTYEKLARILQEMEGTS from the coding sequence TTGCGGTACGGAAACATTCATGATTTAGTAGAACGATATTTGTCTGTTTCCTTTATCGTGATGAGAAAAGCGGCGGCGCTCGTCAAGTGCGAGCTCGATGAAGATATGACGAATGATCAATATTACTTGCTTCGTTACATAAAAAAGAAAGCGAAATGTACATCAACTGAGCTTGCGTCCATGTTTGGCGTCAACAAAAGCGCGATTACGGCGATGACGAACCGCCTTGTCGATAAAGGATTGCTTCAGCGCACGCGCGATGAAAACGACCGGCGTGTTGTCTATTTAACGTTAACAGAAAAAGGAAAAGGATGGATTGCGAAAGCAGAAGAAAAAATTCATAAATTAGTAGAATCGTTCATAACCAAATTTTCGGAGAGGGAAATTGAATCATTTATCCAAACGTATGAAAAGCTTGCCCGCATTTTGCAAGAGATGGAGGGAACATCGTGA
- a CDS encoding DUF5946 family protein — protein sequence MSKNDPDFIHQLAVDAYGAQHTGGVTRSITTAFALIGLYLSIECGYTGRQVQKAHMKLAERRYDWPRFEPPHQTYSLTVFDVLRAEPGKKRDEMLKAWAEEVWKSWEHYYDWVRTFCHPIAT from the coding sequence ATGTCCAAAAATGATCCTGACTTCATCCATCAACTAGCCGTCGACGCCTATGGCGCGCAACATACAGGAGGGGTGACGCGCAGCATCACAACAGCATTTGCGCTCATCGGCTTATATTTATCCATTGAATGCGGATACACAGGGAGACAAGTCCAGAAAGCACACATGAAATTAGCCGAGCGGCGGTACGATTGGCCTCGCTTCGAACCACCTCATCAAACATATTCGCTGACGGTATTCGATGTGTTGCGTGCGGAACCGGGAAAGAAAAGAGACGAGATGCTTAAAGCTTGGGCAGAAGAGGTCTGGAAGAGCTGGGAACACTACTATGATTGGGTCAGAACGTTCTGCCATCCAATTGCCACATAG
- a CDS encoding ABC transporter permease — translation MYKNHLEQQLKINEYRLEHNIKPVALNTFWGYLVNSADIISLITLFTIIVAAGSVASEFSWGTIKLLLIRPASRTKILLSKYIAALLFALCMLLLLFVFSAVIGAIIFGIEEIREPYLAYQNGTVVEKSMLLHVMQVYALNCVDLVMMTTFAFMISAVFRNHSLAIGLATFALFVGPQITTLLAMKFDWAKYLLFANTNLAQYIDGTPLVEGMTMAFSIMMLLVYFVIFNTLTLLIFRKRDIAA, via the coding sequence ATGTATAAAAATCATCTCGAACAGCAGCTGAAAATTAATGAATATCGCCTAGAGCATAATATAAAACCTGTGGCGCTCAATACGTTTTGGGGGTATTTAGTGAATTCTGCCGATATCATTTCTCTGATCACGCTGTTTACGATTATTGTGGCGGCAGGTAGCGTAGCGAGCGAATTTTCTTGGGGAACAATCAAGCTGCTTCTCATTCGTCCTGCCAGCCGCACGAAAATTTTGCTTTCGAAATACATTGCCGCCTTGTTGTTTGCGCTTTGTATGTTGCTATTGTTATTTGTTTTCTCAGCGGTCATCGGCGCGATTATTTTTGGAATCGAAGAAATCCGCGAACCATATTTAGCGTACCAAAATGGAACGGTTGTTGAGAAAAGCATGCTTCTTCACGTTATGCAAGTATATGCACTCAATTGCGTTGATCTTGTCATGATGACGACCTTTGCGTTTATGATATCCGCGGTGTTTCGCAATCACTCGCTTGCGATTGGACTGGCGACTTTTGCCTTGTTTGTTGGGCCGCAGATTACGACGCTTCTTGCGATGAAATTTGACTGGGCAAAATATTTATTATTTGCCAATACAAACTTAGCGCAATACATTGATGGAACGCCGCTTGTCGAAGGAATGACGATGGCATTTTCCATTATGATGCTGCTTGTTTATTTTGTTATATTTAATACACTTACATTGCTTATTTTTCGGAAGCGCGATATTGCGGCGTAA